A segment of the Desulfurobacterium pacificum genome:
ATTCTTTATATATTTGTAGCAAGCAAATTATACACGGGAGGGCAGATTGAAAAGCAGATTCCTTCTAATCGTTATTTTCAGTCTTTTCCCTGCACTATGCTACGGAGGAAACGATAACTCAGTATCCCTTTCCTACTCTGAAACTTCCGGAAATACTAACACAAAGGCTTTTTCTGCAGGATATCAGATAACAAAAGATATAGGAAAGTGGAATCTTTACTCTGAAGGAAACTACCTCTATAAAGAGGACAATGGAAAAGAAAGTGCCAACAGAGTGTCTATGGAAAACAGGGGTGAAAGAAGCATATCGGAAAAGCTGTCCTTCTTCGTGAAGAATTTTATTTTCTCCGACAGGTTTTCCGGTTACGATTTTAGAGTAGGAATTGGTCCCGGTATTGCGTGGTATCCTTTTAAAACCGAAAAACAGCAACTAAGGATAGGAACAACCGTCAGTTACGTTTACAATAACTACGCAGATGGAACTACAGACAGCTACGGTCAGTCTGAAATCTCTGTAGACTATACAAGACAGCTTAAAGAGAACGTTCAGCTTGAGCAAGGAATTGATTACCAAATATCTCTAAAAAACGGCAATGACTACTTCATTCACAGCAAAACCAATTTAAAAGTAGGATTAACTGAAAACCTTTCACTTGAGATTTCCTACACGGTTGACTACCAGAACTTGTTACCTGAAGGAACGGAATACCACACGGATAAAACGTTTTTTACGGGAGTTGTGTATAGCTTCTGATGGTTGAATGGATATTGTGGGAAATTTTGTTTGAAGCTGGAAAGAGAAGGGAGACGTTTTACTACAGCGAAGTGGTGAAAGAATTGCAAAAGAGGAAAATATCTATAGGTAAAGGGAGACTCGCTTATAGAAAGCTGGTTGGCTACTTGCACAGGGTTTGCTTCTACACGTACAACAACTGGAAAATCCTCCCCGGCTCCATCATCGTCACCAAAAAGGATAAAATCCCCTCCATCGGCTACTTTAAATTTCTAAATCAATTAGGCGTTTGCAAAGGCACAGACCTTTCAGCATGGGAAAGAGAAAAGAGGAGATTCTATGAGTTCTGTCGTAACTTTTGACGAAGAAACGCTCCAGGCACTTTACGGCGTTAAAAAACCTGCAAGCTACCTTTCTTTAGAGTTAAATCTAAAATACCACCGCTTTGAAGAAAGAGAAGTCAGGTTCGTTCTAACCTATCCAGACCTTTACGAAATCGGGACTTCCCATATAGGCGGAAAAATCCTCCTCCACACCATCAACAACCTGACAGACTTTGCCCTCATGCACAGAGCTTACCTGCCCCGACCCGACATGCAGGAATTTATGAAAAAGCGGGGAATTCCCCTTTTCACGATAGAAGAGAAGAGACCGGTGAGGGAGTATGAGTTGTGGGGATTTTCCCTGTCATCAGAACTCACCTACACCAACCTTCTTAAATGCCTTGAGCTTGCCGGTATTCCTCTACTTAGCGAAGAAAGAAAAGGCTTCCCGATAGTATTTGCAGGAGGTCCCTGCGTTTACAACCCCGTTCCGCTATCACCTTTCGTTGACTTCTTCTCAATCGGTGACGGCGAAGAAACTCTAATAGAGGTGGCAAAAACATTAAGAGAGGTTAAAAAGCAGGGAGGCAGCAGAGAAGACTTCCTTCACGCAATAAAAAACATTAAAGGAGTTTGGGTTCCGAAATTCGGCAGATATCCGGTCAAAAAAGCCATCTTTCATTCCTTTTCACCCACTTATTTCCACACCAACTTTCCCGTTCCAACGGTTGAAACATCTCAGGACAGAATAGCCATTGAAGCGTCCCGCGGATGTTTAAGGGGCTGCAGGTTCTGTCAGGCAGGCTACGTTTACAGACCTTACAGAGAAAAAGATGAAAATACAATTCTCAAAATCCTTGACGAAACGTTTAAAAACACAGGATACGAAGAAGCCTCTCTTTCTTCTCTTTCAATATCTGACCACAGCAGATTCAACCAATTAGTTCCGTTGATAATGGAATACTGCTACAAAAACACGATATCTCTTTCCCTTCCATCAATGAGAGTTAAAGGCTTCAATCCTGACTTAGCATCCCAACTGATGCAAGTTAAAAAAACAGGTTTTACGCTGGCACCTGAAGTAGGCTCAGACAGGCTGAGAAGTTGTATAAACAAAGACCTAACCAACGAAGACCTATACAGAGCAGTAGAAGGGCTGTTTGAAAGAGGCTGGAACAGGCTAAAGCTATACTTCATGATAGGACTACCCTTTGAAACGGAAGAAGACATAGATGCTCTCATAGAAATGCTCTGGCAGGTTCACAAAATCGGAAAACGATTTAAAGGCAGAAAACACTTAGCAGCAGGTATTTCCATATTCGTTCCCAAACCTTTTACTCCGTTTCAGTGGGAAGCCTTCAGCAGCAGAGAAGAAGCAGAAGAGAAAATCCAGAAAATCAAGAAAAAATCCCCCCGCACCTTCACCTTACGCTTCCACGACTACCGCCAATCTCTCATTGAAGCCATTCTAACGCGAGGCGATGAGGACACGGCAAAACTTCTACTTTCTGCCCACAAACACGGCTGCCAGCTTGACGAGTGGAACGAATACTTAAACTGGGAAGGCTGGCTGAAAGCCTTTGAAGAAACGGCATTTCCAGTTGAAAAGGCAATCGCCAAAAGAGATATAAATGAAGAACTACCCTGGGACTTTATAAAAGGCGTTGTAACGAAAAAGTTTCTGTTAAGAGAACTTGAAAAAGCAAAAAACGCCATCAGAACGCCAGACTGCAGAATAGCCGGATGCCACGGCTGCGGCGCCTGCACAAAAGAAGAAATAGAGAAGCTCAAAGAACACCCGATACCGGAAAAGATAGAATTCACCGTCCCGCCGCGCCCCAAAAAAGAATTTCCTCTAAAGAAGAAGTTAGCAGTCGTATTTGAAAAAGTGAAAGAAGCAAAATTCCTATCTCTTTTAGACTTGACGAGAGCCTTCACCCGGGCGTTCAGAAAATTCCAGATACCCTTAAGATATTCTCAAGGCTTTAACCCCCACCCCAAACTAAACATACTCTTAGGCTTACCCGTAGGCGTTGAAGGATTGGGCGAAATCGTCGAAGTAGAACTAACTGAAGACTTTACCTTTTCTAAAGAATTAATAAAAGAAATCAACAACTTCCTGCCCAACGGACTCAGGCTCAAGTCAGCCTTTGAAATAGACAAAAAAAGCAGCCTCATAAACAAAATCACAGAAGTAACCTACCACATAAAACCCCTAAAAGAAGCAGGAAACTGGGAATTCCTAAAAACAGGAACGCTCATAGACAGAAAAGGCAGAGAAATCAACCTGAAAGAGAAGATAAAATCCTACGGTTTCAAAGACGGAATACTAACGGTTGTTTTAACCGTTACAAACGGCAATATTTTAAACGTGCAAGACCTGCTCAACGCAGCAGGCTTAAACCTTGAAAACACAAAAGTATGGAGAGAACCGCTTGTCAAAAGTTAACAAACAGATTTTGATAAACGCTCACACAAAAGAAGTAAGAATAGCCGTTTTAGAAGACGGAGAGTTAGTAGAGTTCTACGTTGAAAGGAAAGGCAACAGAGGAACGGTCGGCAATATATACAAAGGAAGAGTCCACAAAATCGTTCCTGCCGTTCAGGCAGCATTCGTTGACATAGGCATATCTAAAAAAGCTTTCCTCTACGTAAAAGACGCCGTAACAGTAGAGATAGATGAAGAAGACGAACTTTTTGAAAGCGGCGAGTTTGAAATAGAGCTTCCATCAATAGAAGAGGTTTTATCGGAAGGACAAGAGGTTTTAGTTCAGGTAGCGAAAGAACCGATAGGAACAAAAGGTCCCCGCGTCACAACCAACATCACCGTCCCCGGACACTACTTAGTCCTTCTGCCCACAATAAACCGTATTGGAATATCAAGGAGAATAACCGACGAAAAAGAAAGAGAAAGACTAAAACAGATAGCCGAAAAGATAAAACCGGAAAATTACGGACTAATCATAAGGACGGCAGCAGAAGGAATTTCGGAAGAAGAAATAGAAAAAGATTTAGCCTACATACTAAAGGTCTGGAGAGGACTTTTAGAAAAGGCAGAAAAAAGACCTCCGCCGGCGCTTCTCTACCAAGACCTTGAAATAGTCCCCAAAACTTTAAGAGACCTCTTAACAGAAGACGTATCAGAAGTTCTCATAGATTCCCGCAAAGAATTTGAAAGGGCGGTCAGCTTTGCAAAAGCCTTTATCCCCAGACTTGCAAAGAGAATTAAGTTTTACGGTCAGAACGTTCCACTATTTGAAAAGTTCGGCGTTGAAAGGGCAATAGAAAAAGCGCTATCACGAAAGGTTTACCTTCCAAACGGCGGCTACATAGTTATAGATGAAACAGAGGCACTGGTTTCCATTGACGTTAACAGCGGAAAGTTCAGAAACACAAAAACGTTAGAAGAAACTGCTCTTGAAATAAACTTAGCAGCAGCAAAAGAGATAGCAAGACAGCTACGCTTAAGAGACATAGGCGGAATAATTGTCATTGACTTCATAGACATGAAAAACGAAGAAAACAAAAAACTGCTCCTTGAAACGTTAGAAAAAGAGTTAGCAAAAGACAGGGCAAGAACGAAAATCGTCAGCATGTCAGATTTAGGCTTGGTTGAAATGACGAGAAAAAGAGTAAAGAAAAGTTTAGGTAAAAGCCTGACAATGACGTGTCCCTACTGTGAAGGTAAAGGAAGAGTTAAATCTTTAGAAACCGTAACGTTTGAGGTGGAAAGGGAAATCCTTCAAAATCTTAAAACTAACCCTGCTCAGTGTAAAGTTATAAAAGTTTATGCAAATCCTTTAGTGGCGGAAAAACTGACAACGGACGAAAAAGATATAATTGAGAGAATTGAAAAGCTATACGACAAAGAAATAAAAGTTGTACCTGTTGAACACTACCACATAGAGAAATTTATGGTGGTTAAAGGATAAATTGAGAGGAGAACGATGAAAAGAAAGCTACTCTTGACCACAGCCTTAGGAATTGCCCTGTTTTCCTGTTCTAAAATCCCCACCACAACTCAGGAACAGTATAGAGAAGGGATTAAAGCCGCCTATCAGCAAGACTGGGGAAGAGCAGAAGAACTGCTAAAGAAAGCACTAAACGGCGAATTGTCACCGCAGCAGCAGGAAAAGGCAAAACTCTTTTTAGCCGATGCCTACTTTAACGACGGAGACTTTGAAAACGCAGCCTTAAACTACGAAGAGTTTTTAGAACTATACCCCGCATCACCTTACGCAAAAGACGCCATGTTCAGGTTGGGCGTCTGCTACCTCAATCTCATAAAAGGTCCTCAGTGGGACCAGACCTTCACAAAAAGAGCTATAAACACCTTTGAAAAATTCATAAAGCTCTACCCAAACGACCCTCGTGTTCCCAAAGCTAAAGAATACATTAAATTAGCAAGAAAAATCTTAGCAGAACACGACATCTACATCGGCGGCACCTACGACATGCTGAGAAAGTTTACCGCATCAATTCAAAGATACAAATTGGCAAAAGAGAAATACTCAGACGTTGAAGCACCCGACAGGCTTGATTACCTGCTTGGAAGAGCTTACTACTTCACTTACATTCAGGCTGACGATGAGATTTCAAGGCTGAAAGATAAGTTAGAGCAGGAAGAGGAAAGGCTTCACTCAAACGACCCGGACGAAAGAAGAGTAGCTAAATACAGAATAAAGCTGATAAAGTCAGACATAGAAAGGTGGAAGGAAACAGCTAAAAAGAACCACGTAATCGGCGAAAAGATACTCAAAGAAGTTGCCGAAAAGTATCCCAATTCACCTTACGGCATAAAAGCAAGGAGAATCCTCTTAGGCGAAAAAATCCTAAATGTTGAACCTGTAATAAACCCGATAAAACACTCCATTTGGTGGAAGATTAAAGAAACCTTTTAAGGAGGTAAAAAAGCTTGGATAGTATTGAAAAGCTCAAAGTTGCACTCAAAGCAGCACTTGACAAGAAAGCTGAAGACCCGACAATTTTAGACTTAAGAGGATTGACCACCTTAGCCGATTACTTCCTCATAGTTTCAGCAACGTCAGACACACACGCAAGAACGATAGCAGACGAAGTAGAACAAAAACTTAAAGAAAACGGTATCCTTCCGGTCAACGTAGAAGGATACGACCAGGCAAACTGGATTTTGATAGACTACGGTGACCTTATCGTTCACGTGTTCCGTCCAGAAACGAGAGAAACCTACAGCCTTGAAACGCTCTGGATGGATGCGCCAAGAATAGAACCTTCAGAGTTGATAAACGAATAATCGGGGCTCCTTCTGGAGTCCCTTTTAGCTGGAGAAGCTGTGAAAGTCAGAGTAGTAGCAGTTGGAAAAATCCCCCCTCACTTCCACCAAGCCCAAGAATACTACGCCCGCAGAGTTCCGTTCCTCAAAATCGTTGAAGTAAAAAAGAAAAAAACCGTTGAAGAAGAAGGAAAAGAACTTCTGAAAGAAGCAAAAGGCTTCACAGTAGCGTTAGACGAAAGAGGCAAGGAGCTGACCTCTATTGAGTTTGCCAGACTACTTTCCTCAAAAGCAAACCTTTCCTTTCTAATAGGCGGCGCAGACGGACTATCAGAAGAAGTAAAAACAAAAGCCGACTTTACCCTTTCCCTTTCAAAAATGACGCTCCAGCACGATGTAGCAAGAATCGTCCTTTTAGAACAAATTTACCGGGCTTACCTGATAAACAAAGGCTCACCTTACCATAGATAAAAATCGGCACTTGGCGCCCTGATAGGTATCAAGTTCTTCCATTCTTTTTCTTATCAGATTAATTACCCTATTCTTCTCTCTGTGGCTGCACCACTCAGGCGCTATCAGTAAGTCTTCAGGAGCTTCGCCTGTAACTCTTTGAACAACTATATCTGGGCGCAGCCTTTCTATAAACCTTACCGCAAGGTTAACGTAAGAATTCAGCTCCAAAAGAGAGAACTTTTCTCTCTCGTAAATTTCAGCTAACTTCGTATTTTTAATGACGTGGAGGGGGTGGATTTTTACGCCGTCAACCCTGATAGCTGAAAGGAAGTCAGCAGTTTCAAGCATATCTTCTTCATCTTCAAGGGGAATTCCCAGAATAACGTGAGCACAAATCTTTATTTTTTCAAACCGACGCGTCCTTAAAACGGCATCAATAAAGTCGGAAACGCCGTGTCTCCTGTTCATCCACCTTAAAGATTTAAAGTGAGGGCTTTCCAGTCCGTACTCTATCCATACCTGATAGTCTTCGGTGTAGGAATTTATAAGCTCAAGGACTTCATCTGGAACGCAGTCAGGTCTCGTTCCAATTATTATTCCAACAACTTCGCTAAACTTTCTTACCGTATCGTAGATTTCCTTTAACTTTTCAACAGGCGCGTAGGTATTGGTAAAAGCCTGAAAGTAAACCAAAAACTTCTCTGCCCCATAGCGCCTTTTAACCCTTTCAATTCCTTTAGCTATCTGTTCTTCAACGCTTAAAAGCCTTTTGTCAGGGTTATATTCGGAACCAGCGTAACAGTAGATACATCCCCCCGTCCCTTTCGTCCCATCTCTGTTGGGACAGGTAAAACCTGCATCTACCGTTACCCTGTAAACCTTTGCGTTAAAAGTTTTCCTGAGGTATTCAGAAAAGGAGAAATACCTCATTACTCCTCTTCTTCTTCAAACTCTATACCGATAGGAACGAATTCCGCAATATCTTCCAGTCCCCATTCTTTAAACTTGTTAAAGCCCTCTTCTTCGCACTCTAACGGAACGACAAAGATAAATCCTTCACCTGACATTCTGCAGTGTTCCGCTATGGCTTTTGCCTTAGCTTCTGCTTCTTCAGTATTAACGGTTTGACAGTCTTCAACTTGAACAGCTATCTGGTGTCTTTCGCCGTTTTCGTCCTCGTAAACGGCTAAAAAGTCTGGAAGGTATTCCTCCTCTTCCGACTGAGGTTCATAAACCTCAAACCCCTCCTCTTCCATGAGAACTGCCATGATTTCAATTAATTCTTCTTTCGTTAACCTTTCTTCCATCTCTTCTCCCCACATTAATTTCGGTTTTCAGTCCATTTTCAATTATAATTTTTTTACTCTTAACATGTGTTAAAACCAAAAAGGACTACTGAATGATAGGGACTGCAGAAGTAAAGTCAAGGGCGCAAGAAATACTGAAACCTTTAGCCGAAGGGCTGAAAAGCTTAGGAATAACTCCAAACCTGTTAACAGTAGCAGGCTTCATTTTCTCTCTGGTTAGCAGTTTCTTTATCTGCATCGGAAGTCTAATTGGTGGAGCGTTCTTCTTCGCTCTTTCAGGTTTGTGTGATATGTTAGATGGAATAGTGGCAAGAACAACTAACAGCACCACTAAATTCGGTGCTTTTTTAGATTCCTTCTTAGACAGATACGCTGATTTTTTCCCTCTATCAGCAATAGCTTTCTTAGCTTTTAAGGAACAAGACTCTTTACTGCTGGCGTTTTCACTTCTTTCTCTAATGGGTTCGTTCGCCACAAGCTATGCAAGAGCAAGAGCGGAAAGTTTAGGAGCAGACTGCAAAGCTGCATTGCTTGAAAGACCAGAGCGGTTTCTGTTGATACTGTTAGCCCTACTAACAGGATACCTCAACTTTTTCATAGGCGTCCTGGCGGTATTTTCTAACGTTACGGCGGTTCAAAGGTTAATCTGCGCTTTTAAAAGGTTAAAATGAAAAAACTGCTTCCGTTCTTAGCAGTTCTCCTTTTTATCTCTACTTTCATTACCTATGCGTTACGCGATTTTCTCTTCCCAAAAGAAGTAAACGTTAAACTGAAAATTAAAAAGGGAGAAAGCGTTAAGCAGGTAATTGAAAGGCTCAAGGAGCAAAACGTTATCTCTCACGTTTTACCGGTCTATATCTGGGTTAAACTCAAGAAACTTAAAGTGAAGGAAGGATGTTACGAGTTTAGCGGTAAACTAACTGCAGGAGAAATTCTTGAAGAGTTCACCAAAGGGCATCCCTGCCTTGTTTCTTTTACAATTCGTCCAGGTGATGACTTGTTTTCTGTTGATAAAACGCTGAGCCAAACGGGAATCTGCTCAAAGGGTGAAGTTTTAAAGCTTTCAAAAGATAAAGATTTTTTGAAAAAGCTGAATATCCCTTTTTTAGAAGGATACCTGTTTCCCGATACTTACAAAGTAGCACAAGAAGCAAACTGCAGAAAGGCTCTAAGCGTTCCAGTAAAAGAATTTAAAGATAGAGTATATCCGCTGTTTGAAGGTTATAACCCTCCTCCTTTAGTAAAAAAGGCGTTAAAGAAAGTAACTTTACCGAAAATTCTCATTGTTGCCTCAATAATAGAAAAAGAAACGTCCAACGAAAAGGAAAAACCTTTAATAGCGAGCGTAATATACAACAGGCTTACAAAAGGGATGAAACTCCAGTGTGACCCAACCGTTTTTTACGCCTACAAAATGGCAGGGATAGAGAAGAAAAGGCTTCACAGGGGAGATGTGGATTTTCCATCTCCGTACAATACCTATTACGTAAGGGGCTTACCCCCAACGCCCATCTGTAATCCATCTCTCAGTTCCATTAAAGCTGCCATGTATCCTGCCAAAACCCAATACCTTTACTTCGTGGCATATGGCAATAAACACCTTTTCTCAAAAAGCTATAATCAACATTTAAAACTAATCAGGGAAATTTACAGGTATGGCAAAGCGGTTCGTAATAGATAGCGCTGGAGAAAAATACCCCTTCTCAAGGGGCGTTTTGGTAAGGTCTTTAACCAAAGCAGGACTTACCGTTGAAGAGGCTTACAAGATAGCAGACGAGGTTGCTTCCTCGTTTAAAGGCACTATCACTTCTGAAGAGCTGACAAACTTAGTTTATTCTATTTTGAAAAAGAAATTCGGAACAAAGGTTGCGCGGCGCTACAAGAGGTTAGTTGGTGAAAGAGAAATTTTAGTCGCAGAACCAGACGGCAAAACGTTCGTTCCTTTCTCAAGGGGAATTTTAGCAGGTTCTATCCGTTCGGCAGGGGCAAGCGTTCAGGAAGCGTTTGAGATAGCGAAAGAAGTTGCGGAGGCTTTAAGGAAAAAAGGAGTTTTCCGCGTAACGAGAAACGAACTGAGAGAGATTACCGCGGAATTGATAAGCAAAAGGTTAGGAAAAGAGTTCAGCAAGAGATACTTACTCTGGCGGAAAATCAAACATTTAGGAAAGCCTTTAATCATTTTGATAGGCGGAGCAACCGGTGTAGGGAAATCTCGCCTCGCCGCAGAGCTTGCAGGCATTTTGGAAATCAACAGGATGGCGTCAACCGATTCTATAAGAGAAGTTATGAGGAAGATGATTTCAAAGGAGTTAGTTCCTTCCATACACGTATCAAGTTACGAAGCCGGAAAGGTTATCTACAAGTTCGGTGAAATGAGTAAGAAAGACAAGATTATCTACGGATTTTTAGACCAGGCTGAAAAGGTTTTGACCGGCGTTGAGGCGGTAGTGTGCAGAGCTATTAAAGAGAACGTCAGTTTAGTTGTTGAAGGAATACACCTGCTACCTGGTTCTTTCAAAAAGTTCTGCGACAAAGCGTACGTTGTGGAAATCCTACTAACAACCTTAGATGAAGAGATTCACAAAAGCCGATTCTACTCACGGGAGAAAAAATCCTCCCGCACCAGCAAAAAATACCTGCGCAACTTTAGAGCGATAAGAATCATTCAGGATTTTCTCTACCACCTGGCAAAAGAGAACGGAACGCCAATAGTTGAAAACATAGATTTTGATGAAACGAGAGACAGAGTTCTTCAAATAATTACAGATTCTCTCATCAAACAGGTAGGAGTGTAGGATGCTGGCGGTTTATGTGGGGGTGGGTGGATTTTTAGGCGCAATAGCGAGATTTCTCATAGCCGGATTCGTTCAGAAAACGTTAGGAACAACGTTTCCAGTAGGAACGTTATGCGTCAACGTTTTAGGAAGCTTCTTGATAGGTTTTTTAGTAATGGTGTTTGAATACGTTATAGCACCAGAATGGAAAGCAATGTTAATAACAGGTTTTTTAGGGGCATTAACAACCTTTTCAACCTTCAGCTACGAAACAGTAGTTCTTATACAGGAGGGGCTTTTCCTTAAAGCGTTTTTCAACGTTGCCGTTAACGTAATAACCTGTCTTACAGCAACCACAGGAGGTATAGCTTTTTTCCGTCTCCTATTTAGAGTTTAACAGTGTCATTGGTATAATTGATTAATAATTTAATCGGGGGGAGAAAATGAAGAAGTTTTTATTATTTCTACTTTTCTCACTATCAACGCCAGCCTTTGCAGGTAGTTTTCCACCAGAACTTGAAAACTTCCTAAAAATTAAAGAGTTCAAAGCAAAATACCGGATAAAACTGAAAACGGAAAATGTAAAGAGCGCAAGAGAAGGGACTTACACCTACTACAGAAAAGAAGATAAAAGCAGAATAGACATGTCAGTTCCTTCCCAAAACGTAGAAACAAGAACCTACACCATAAATAACAAAAGTTACGCCTGTGCTAAAACCCCACAAGACCGATGGTTTTGCTTCCTCATGGGTTCTACAAACTTCACTTCCCGTCAAACAGAAAAGCCCCTAAACATGAACGACCTTTTCTCCTCGGAAAAGGAATACAAGAAAATCGGTACAAAGATTGTTAACGGACACAAAACTACCTGCTACTTAGTAAAAGATGGAGAGAAAACAACAATATGCGCCGATAAAGACGGCATCGTCTGGTATTTAAAAACAGAAGGTAACGAAAGTACTATGGAAATGACCTTAGAAGAATTCAGGAAAAAGGTATCCAACGATGCCTTTAAACTACCCGCTCCTCCACTTGCTCCATCACCTGCACCTCAGATGCCGCCAGGTCAATTTCCGCCTCCACCGGGGAACC
Coding sequences within it:
- the crcB gene encoding fluoride efflux transporter CrcB gives rise to the protein MLAVYVGVGGFLGAIARFLIAGFVQKTLGTTFPVGTLCVNVLGSFLIGFLVMVFEYVIAPEWKAMLITGFLGALTTFSTFSYETVVLIQEGLFLKAFFNVAVNVITCLTATTGGIAFFRLLFRV